From Rhodoferax sp. AJA081-3, the proteins below share one genomic window:
- a CDS encoding SDR family oxidoreductase, which translates to MTARTIQKLFDLTGKTALITGGSRGLGLQMAHALGEAGAKIMLSSRKAADLEESAAELQAAGIDARWIAADCAKEADIHRLADETLQRMGDVDILINNAGASWGAPAEDHPAEAWDKVMNLNVRGYFLLSQAIAKKSMIPRKSGRIINIASIAGLGGNPTAMKTIAYNTSKGAVINFTRALAAEWGVYGINVNTICPGFFKTKMAAVLIETMGEDKMAAHAPLKRIGDDEDLKGLTLLFASDAGKHITGQWLAVDGGVSVVTGG; encoded by the coding sequence ATGACAGCGCGCACCATTCAAAAATTGTTTGACCTCACCGGCAAGACCGCCCTTATTACTGGCGGCTCGCGCGGCCTGGGCCTGCAGATGGCCCACGCCCTGGGTGAAGCCGGCGCCAAGATCATGCTCAGCTCGCGCAAGGCCGCAGACCTGGAAGAGTCGGCCGCCGAATTGCAAGCAGCCGGCATCGACGCCCGCTGGATCGCCGCCGACTGCGCCAAAGAAGCCGACATCCATCGCCTGGCCGACGAAACCCTGCAACGCATGGGTGATGTGGACATCCTGATCAACAACGCTGGCGCATCCTGGGGTGCTCCGGCCGAAGACCACCCGGCCGAAGCCTGGGACAAGGTCATGAACCTCAACGTGCGGGGCTACTTTTTGCTGAGCCAGGCCATTGCCAAAAAAAGCATGATCCCGCGCAAGAGCGGCCGCATCATCAACATCGCCTCCATCGCCGGTCTGGGCGGCAACCCCACAGCCATGAAGACCATCGCTTACAACACCTCCAAGGGCGCCGTCATCAACTTCACCCGCGCGCTGGCGGCGGAGTGGGGCGTGTATGGCATCAACGTCAACACCATCTGCCCCGGCTTCTTCAAAACCAAGATGGCCGCCGTGCTGATCGAGACCATGGGTGAAGACAAGATGGCCGCCCACGCACCGCTCAAGCGTATTGGTGACGACGAAGACCTGAAGGGTTTGACCCTGCTGTTTGCGTCGGACGCGGGCAAACACATCACCGGCCAGTGGCTGGCCGTGGATGGTGGCGTATCCGTGGTGACCGGTGGCTGA
- a CDS encoding PaaI family thioesterase, with the protein MAESKDSIWERAVGFGVDIPFVTLLGFELTKFEGGQSEISFAPKPEHLNSFSVTHGGALMTLLDVSMATAARSQVPEMGVVTIEMKTSFMMPAMPSAGALVAKGQLMHRTATMAFTQATVYDGAGRACAHATGTFKFVKRLPTGTKSSNPLNVPPGQISTD; encoded by the coding sequence GTGGCTGAGTCCAAAGATTCCATTTGGGAACGCGCCGTAGGTTTCGGCGTGGACATCCCCTTTGTCACGCTGCTGGGCTTCGAACTCACCAAGTTCGAAGGCGGGCAATCGGAAATCAGCTTCGCACCCAAGCCCGAGCACCTGAACTCGTTTTCGGTCACCCACGGTGGCGCGCTGATGACGCTGTTGGACGTGTCCATGGCCACGGCCGCGCGCAGCCAGGTGCCCGAGATGGGTGTGGTCACCATCGAGATGAAGACCAGCTTCATGATGCCCGCCATGCCCAGCGCAGGTGCGCTGGTGGCCAAGGGTCAGCTGATGCACCGTACGGCCACCATGGCGTTTACGCAGGCGACGGTGTACGACGGCGCGGGCCGCGCCTGCGCCCATGCCACGGGCACCTTCAAGTTTGTGAAGCGCCTGCCCACCGGCACCAAGAGCAGCAACCCGCTGAATGTGCCACCCGGCCAGATCTCTACAGATTAA
- a CDS encoding serine/threonine-protein kinase, giving the protein MPANERERWLNELPTAHEALLPYLRKVLKQRLSTQNDAALQTPHLSPNTATTSRLAGDPIGPYILIRPLGSGGMGEVWLARRADGAYEREVALKLPHAHLLAGALRERFTRERDILAALSHANIARFYDAGLAADGQPYLVLEAIEGVPITDWCQSNKLPLEQRLGLFRQVLMAVMHAHSRLVAHRDLKPANVLVTPAGEVKLLDFGIAKLLHDESRVNVDTLTSIQSAPATPRYAAPEQLTGAPVSAATDVYSLGLMLFELLVDKPAIAGHAFDALRGGAPRDLPLPSQGCVDPSRRRGLIGDLDAIVHRATQHEPAARYESVAAMADDIDHYENHRPIAARHITRWDRVAKFVRRHRLPVALSTALTLALVAGVAGIAWQAQEARAQARRAEAVKDFLLGVFSAADPRLPAEKPNGQTPAKALLDRAVARIDERFADDPDLRIELMRTAADVYRELDEMVAYQSLQERQLALVVQRHGPLHANVLDALHEAATLAHDRGDLEQCRTLLRKLDDSLRRANQDASELRASWWTTWSICHRDQPAQAELRNQALEKAQALFARVAPGQRGHVTALIEIGNEHVSQNRLGLGIAAGEAAARMAEALPTRNEAELQTIYGNLGVARTQSGDFAGAGADFGRAAAVAARTVGSDSRKTWAPRSRQARALHLGGDRAAAWPLFDSLLAALPPPSEPSPDAHYAREDAGERLAAEGRPALAIPLLQQAEQGYMHSSNFEFALRRVRRHLGDALDKAGQHSEARRVLASALKDYETNNPPNSQTVAAARERWARFLLDQGELAPAQVAFEKVLADAADPHWAHVALARAGLARVMLARKHTEKALHYSAQALGDWDQIKGFRDVRMQAYLWRVRAAALDNAGAHAEAKTLRDRALAQAKRTDAPESPTLTQTVYLGL; this is encoded by the coding sequence TTGCCCGCGAATGAACGCGAACGCTGGCTCAATGAATTGCCAACCGCGCACGAAGCCCTGCTTCCGTATCTGCGCAAGGTACTTAAGCAGCGGCTGTCGACACAGAACGACGCGGCGCTCCAAACCCCGCACCTGTCGCCAAACACTGCGACCACCAGCAGGCTTGCCGGTGACCCGATTGGCCCCTATATCTTGATCCGACCACTGGGCAGTGGCGGCATGGGTGAGGTCTGGTTGGCCCGCCGCGCCGATGGCGCCTATGAACGCGAAGTGGCTCTCAAGTTGCCACACGCCCATTTGCTGGCGGGCGCCTTGCGCGAGCGGTTCACCCGCGAACGCGATATCTTGGCGGCCCTTTCGCATGCCAACATCGCGCGCTTTTATGACGCGGGTCTGGCCGCTGACGGTCAGCCCTATCTGGTGCTGGAGGCCATAGAAGGTGTGCCCATTACCGATTGGTGCCAGTCCAACAAGTTACCGTTGGAGCAAAGGCTGGGTCTGTTCCGGCAAGTACTGATGGCCGTCATGCATGCGCACTCACGCCTGGTAGCGCACCGGGATCTGAAGCCAGCCAATGTGCTGGTCACCCCAGCGGGCGAAGTGAAACTGCTCGATTTCGGCATTGCCAAACTGCTGCATGACGAGAGTCGGGTCAATGTGGACACGCTCACCAGCATCCAAAGCGCACCGGCAACACCGCGGTATGCTGCGCCCGAGCAACTGACCGGCGCACCGGTGAGTGCCGCGACCGATGTGTATTCGCTGGGGCTGATGCTGTTCGAACTGTTGGTCGACAAGCCGGCCATAGCAGGTCATGCGTTCGACGCACTGAGGGGCGGGGCGCCCAGGGATTTGCCATTGCCGTCGCAGGGTTGCGTCGATCCCTCCCGGCGTCGTGGACTCATCGGAGACCTGGACGCCATCGTGCACCGCGCCACACAGCATGAACCCGCGGCGCGATACGAGTCGGTGGCAGCCATGGCAGACGACATTGACCACTATGAAAACCACAGACCGATTGCCGCCCGGCATATCACCCGCTGGGATCGGGTTGCCAAGTTTGTGCGTCGGCACCGCCTCCCAGTTGCCTTGTCTACGGCATTGACATTGGCTCTGGTGGCCGGTGTTGCTGGCATTGCCTGGCAGGCGCAGGAGGCCCGCGCCCAGGCGCGCCGCGCTGAAGCAGTCAAAGACTTTCTGCTTGGCGTCTTCAGTGCGGCCGACCCGCGACTTCCAGCAGAAAAACCCAACGGTCAAACCCCCGCCAAGGCTTTGCTGGACCGCGCAGTGGCGCGCATCGATGAGCGCTTTGCCGATGACCCCGATTTGCGCATTGAGTTGATGCGCACCGCCGCGGACGTCTACCGCGAGTTGGATGAAATGGTTGCGTACCAGTCGCTGCAAGAGCGGCAATTGGCCCTGGTGGTGCAGCGCCATGGGCCTTTGCATGCCAATGTTCTGGATGCGCTGCATGAAGCAGCGACATTGGCACATGACCGTGGTGATCTGGAGCAATGCCGTACGCTTTTGCGCAAGCTGGACGATAGCTTGCGCCGCGCGAACCAGGATGCCAGTGAACTGCGCGCCTCTTGGTGGACCACCTGGAGCATTTGCCATCGGGACCAGCCAGCACAGGCTGAACTGCGCAACCAGGCGCTAGAGAAAGCGCAAGCCTTGTTTGCCCGCGTCGCACCGGGGCAACGCGGCCACGTGACTGCCCTGATCGAAATCGGCAACGAACATGTCTCCCAGAACCGCCTGGGTCTGGGCATTGCAGCCGGGGAAGCTGCTGCACGCATGGCCGAAGCACTACCCACGCGTAACGAAGCGGAGCTTCAAACAATCTATGGCAACCTGGGCGTCGCCCGCACCCAGTCTGGCGATTTTGCGGGTGCGGGCGCTGATTTTGGGCGCGCCGCCGCCGTTGCTGCGCGCACCGTGGGCAGCGATTCGCGCAAAACCTGGGCACCACGCAGCCGTCAGGCCCGTGCGTTGCACCTGGGTGGTGATCGCGCTGCTGCTTGGCCGCTGTTTGATAGCCTGTTGGCAGCGTTGCCACCGCCCAGTGAGCCTTCGCCAGACGCCCACTACGCACGCGAAGATGCCGGTGAGCGCCTTGCTGCGGAAGGGCGCCCCGCGCTTGCCATTCCACTGCTCCAGCAGGCCGAGCAAGGGTATATGCATTCGTCGAATTTTGAGTTTGCCCTGCGGCGTGTGCGACGCCACCTTGGCGATGCGCTGGACAAAGCGGGTCAACACAGCGAGGCCCGTCGCGTCTTGGCCAGTGCGCTGAAAGATTACGAGACGAACAATCCGCCCAACAGCCAGACGGTTGCCGCCGCCCGCGAGCGCTGGGCACGTTTTCTGCTGGATCAGGGTGAATTGGCACCTGCGCAGGTTGCCTTCGAAAAAGTGCTTGCCGATGCCGCCGACCCGCACTGGGCCCACGTGGCCCTGGCCCGTGCCGGGTTGGCCCGCGTCATGCTGGCCCGCAAGCACACTGAAAAGGCGTTGCACTACAGCGCGCAAGCCCTTGGCGATTGGGATCAAATCAAGGGGTTTCGTGATGTACGCATGCAGGCTTATCTGTGGCGCGTGCGCGCGGCTGCGCTGGACAATGCTGGCGCACATGCAGAGGCCAAGACACTGCGGGACCGTGCGCTGGCACAAGCCAAGCGCACCGATGCGCCCGAAAGCCCGACGCTGACACAGACGGTGTATCTGGGGCTTTAA
- a CDS encoding RCC1 domain-containing protein — protein sequence MKLVFSAMLALLGAANVYSASSFDASTNRLSMSSVTVGDASYLDVSATINAYTLLGVDGGAPGADTFNLGNNLLTMGSVVVQGATYTNVRVQLDSFALLSATPISQRSLSLGRDHSCFVKSDRSVACWGYNKYGQIGDNTIVNKPIPTTVPGFDNATTLATGGYHTCAIKTNGTVACWGDNRQGQLGNNGSVIVFIERVPTVVPNLSKVTALVAGLFHTCAVKTDGMVACWGSNVFGQIGDNTVVNRRVPTVVPGLSNVATMAAGDRHTCALKTDGTVACWGTNANGQLGDNTVVDKPFPTVVPGLANVTAITAGGNHTCALRTDGAVTCWGLNASGQLGDNTLVIKLIPTTVPGLTGGVAVQAGLFHTCAVKTDGTVACWGDNNQGQLGDNTAVTKLIPTSVPGLSNVTAVSTGGFHTCALKTDGAVACWGYNGDGQVGDGTLANKYVRTPVGF from the coding sequence ATGAAACTGGTTTTTTCTGCCATGTTGGCGTTACTGGGAGCGGCCAATGTCTACAGCGCCAGCAGCTTTGATGCAAGCACCAATCGCTTGTCCATGTCGTCCGTTACGGTGGGTGATGCGAGTTACCTCGATGTATCCGCAACCATCAATGCGTACACGCTACTGGGCGTGGATGGCGGAGCGCCCGGCGCAGACACCTTCAATCTGGGTAACAACCTGTTAACCATGGGGTCGGTCGTAGTGCAAGGCGCGACTTACACGAATGTGCGGGTGCAATTGGATTCGTTCGCATTGCTGTCAGCCACGCCGATTAGTCAGAGGAGTTTGTCTTTGGGTCGAGACCACAGCTGCTTTGTCAAAAGTGATCGCAGTGTTGCCTGCTGGGGCTACAACAAGTACGGTCAAATCGGTGACAACACAATAGTCAACAAGCCCATCCCCACCACGGTACCGGGCTTTGACAATGCCACCACCTTGGCGACCGGTGGCTATCACACCTGTGCGATCAAAACCAATGGCACGGTCGCTTGTTGGGGCGATAACAGGCAAGGTCAACTCGGTAACAACGGGTCAGTGATAGTTTTTATTGAACGCGTTCCGACCGTGGTACCGAACCTGAGCAAAGTCACGGCCTTGGTCGCGGGACTGTTCCACACCTGTGCAGTCAAAACAGATGGCATGGTCGCCTGCTGGGGCAGTAACGTGTTTGGTCAAATCGGCGACAACACGGTGGTGAACAGGCGCGTTCCGACCGTCGTTCCGGGCTTAAGCAATGTCGCCACAATGGCCGCCGGCGATCGCCACACCTGTGCTCTAAAGACCGACGGCACGGTTGCCTGTTGGGGAACTAACGCGAACGGTCAACTCGGCGACAACACGGTGGTGGACAAGCCCTTTCCCACAGTCGTGCCAGGCTTGGCCAATGTCACTGCCATTACTGCCGGTGGCAACCACACCTGCGCGCTCAGGACCGATGGTGCAGTCACTTGCTGGGGCCTGAACGCGTCTGGTCAACTGGGCGACAACACGCTGGTGATTAAACTCATCCCGACCACCGTACCGGGTCTAACCGGTGGTGTTGCCGTTCAGGCTGGCCTGTTCCACACATGCGCAGTCAAGACGGATGGCACGGTCGCCTGCTGGGGCGACAACAACCAAGGTCAATTGGGCGACAACACGGCGGTGACCAAACTCATCCCTACGTCCGTACCGGGCTTAAGCAATGTGACCGCCGTCTCCACTGGCGGCTTCCACACCTGCGCACTCAAAACAGATGGTGCAGTCGCCTGCTGGGGCTACAACGGAGATGGTCAAGTCGGTGACGGCACCCTGGCAAACAAATACGTGCGCACCCCGGTGGGGTTTTAG
- a CDS encoding NADP-dependent oxidoreductase, translated as MPRNQQIHLDNRPVGEAVASNFKLVVAETPALQDGQVLVRHHFLSLDPYMRGRMNDAKSYAQPQPLGQTMGGGTVGEIAESRNPKFAVGDKVVGMGGWQEYSVVDATQPGALRKVDTTHVPLSAYLGAVGMPGVTAWYGLVKICQPKAGETMVVSAATGAVGSAFAALSKARGCRTVGIAGGPDKCKYAVEELGFDACIDYKLHDNAASLSKAVAEACPNGIDGYFENVGGMVLDAVLPRMNAFGRIAVCGMIAGYDGKPLPLAYPALILTNRLTVRGFIVSEHMEIWPEALTELGTLVATGKLKARESIAQGIAAAPEAFLGLLKGKNFGKQLVKLI; from the coding sequence ATGCCACGCAACCAACAAATCCATTTAGACAACCGCCCCGTGGGCGAGGCCGTGGCCAGCAATTTCAAGCTGGTTGTCGCAGAAACCCCAGCCCTGCAGGACGGCCAGGTGCTGGTGCGCCACCACTTCCTGAGCCTGGACCCCTACATGCGCGGCCGCATGAACGACGCCAAGAGTTACGCTCAACCCCAGCCCTTGGGCCAAACCATGGGCGGCGGCACGGTGGGTGAGATTGCAGAATCCCGCAACCCCAAGTTTGCCGTGGGCGACAAGGTGGTGGGCATGGGCGGCTGGCAGGAATACAGCGTGGTTGATGCCACCCAACCCGGCGCACTGCGCAAGGTCGATACCACACACGTGCCACTCAGCGCCTACCTGGGCGCGGTCGGCATGCCCGGCGTGACCGCCTGGTATGGCCTGGTCAAGATTTGCCAGCCCAAGGCCGGTGAAACGATGGTGGTGAGTGCCGCCACCGGCGCTGTCGGCAGCGCCTTTGCAGCACTCTCCAAGGCACGCGGCTGCCGCACGGTGGGCATTGCCGGTGGACCGGACAAATGCAAATACGCGGTGGAAGAGCTGGGCTTTGACGCCTGTATTGATTACAAGTTGCACGACAACGCCGCATCCCTGTCCAAGGCGGTTGCCGAGGCCTGCCCCAACGGCATTGACGGCTATTTTGAAAACGTGGGTGGCATGGTGCTGGACGCCGTGTTGCCCCGCATGAACGCCTTTGGCCGCATCGCCGTCTGCGGCATGATCGCCGGCTACGACGGCAAGCCGCTGCCCTTGGCCTACCCCGCGTTGATACTGACCAACCGCCTGACCGTGCGCGGCTTCATCGTCAGCGAACATATGGAAATCTGGCCCGAAGCCCTGACCGAGTTGGGCACGCTGGTCGCCACCGGCAAGCTCAAAGCCCGTGAGTCGATTGCGCAAGGTATTGCCGCCGCGCCAGAGGCATTCCTCGGTCTGCTCAAGGGCAAGAACTTTGGCAAACAACTGGTCAAATTGATCTGA
- a CDS encoding ECF-type sigma factor, with amino-acid sequence MFSSVPSADNDASAPGLDWSAAYPELKKIARARLYSAGPDAGLNTTALVNESYLRLAGHLERLDFRTRGHFYAYAAQTMRSVIVDLVRERQAERRGGDALHVTLGAASDLAHPLDDEALHVDAALTALSAVEPRLAQVVELRYFMGLTDDEIANALGLTDRTVRRDWEKARALLQTMLSS; translated from the coding sequence ATGTTTTCCAGCGTTCCCTCTGCCGACAACGATGCCAGCGCGCCAGGCCTAGACTGGAGCGCCGCCTACCCCGAACTGAAAAAAATTGCCCGCGCCCGTCTGTACAGTGCGGGTCCTGATGCGGGCCTCAACACCACGGCATTGGTCAATGAAAGCTATTTGCGTCTGGCCGGGCACCTGGAGCGTTTGGACTTCCGCACCCGTGGTCACTTTTATGCTTACGCGGCGCAGACCATGCGCTCGGTCATTGTGGATCTGGTACGCGAGCGTCAGGCCGAACGGCGCGGTGGCGATGCATTGCATGTCACGCTGGGTGCTGCGTCAGATCTTGCACATCCGCTGGACGACGAAGCCTTGCATGTAGATGCCGCCCTCACGGCCTTGTCGGCAGTGGAGCCGCGGTTGGCACAAGTGGTGGAGCTTCGTTACTTCATGGGCCTTACCGATGACGAGATCGCCAATGCCCTGGGCCTTACCGACCGCACGGTGCGGCGTGACTGGGAAAAGGCGCGGGCGTTGTTGCAGACGATGCTTTCTTCATGA